A genomic stretch from Arachis stenosperma cultivar V10309 chromosome 3, arast.V10309.gnm1.PFL2, whole genome shotgun sequence includes:
- the LOC130965916 gene encoding uncharacterized protein LOC130965916, translated as MFYVIDELDNCIVLEVIRNNDQLLITDYSFEQIRTFYLIDREAFVQFRYVDFGIFFISLWDKDNQPIQVHLDPNAYVPELMDPKTLDNVSRVFHIKYTRIDEESSANVMVLSGSEPSDDQFSSDGDENNDQDGTMVGDNPHNLIDLSSGISLSLEVNEQSNAANELVDPRYAPEASFEKIITASDVGQSRLYLASKFAANLKPSGDGSIWTITGPDSNVEKNVFFFHLLKSGGRGTEWKFGLGWSEGCRIYNLKEGDIISLKLSSIANRQIELSIQRC; from the exons ATGTTCTATGTTATTGACGAGCTAGATAATTGTATAGTCCTGGAGGTGATAAGAAATAATGATCAGTTGCTCATAACTGACTACTCATTTGAACAGATTAGAACTTTCTATCTTATCGATAGAGAGGCATTTGTTCAATTTAGGTATGTcgattttggaattttttttatttcattgtgGGATAAGGACAACCAACCCATCCAAGTTCACCTTGATCCTAATGCATATGTGCCTGAGCTAATGGACCCAAAGACACTTGATAATGTATCAAGAGTGTTCCACATCAAGTATACCAGGATTGATGAGGAGTCATCAGCTAATGTGATGGTTCTATCTGGGTCTGAACCATCTGATGATCAGTTTTCATCAGATGGTGATGAAAACAATGATCAAGATGGGACAATGGTAGGGGATAATCCGCATAATCTGATAGATTTGTCTAGTGGAATCAGTTTATCATTGGAGGTCAACGAACAAAGTAACGCGGCAAACGAATTGGTTGATCCTAG GTATGCTCCAGAGGCTTCTTTTGAAAAGATCATCACAGCTTCAGATGTCGGACAATCTAGATTG TATTTGGCTTCAAAATTTGCTGCAAATCTTAAACCATCTGGAGATGGTTCGATTTGGACGATCACCGGTCCAGATTCCAATGTAGAGAAGAATGTGTTCTTTTTCCACTTACTGAAAAGTGGAGGAAGAGGTACAGAATGGAAATTTGGACTCGGGTGGAGTGAGGGTTGTAGAATATACAATTTAAAGGAGGGTGATATCATTTCTTTGAAACTCAGCTCGATAGCTAACCGCCAGATAGAGTTATCGATTCAGCGATGTTAG
- the LOC130965917 gene encoding uncharacterized protein LOC130965917 encodes MSVNMVDYVINEHHINVDSEMIKGVQIEAYIDMITPVVDPFKYLIQAVPYILFYYDVGIRKTEVSSSQKNSHIPYTNSKLRLLLQFFLDINSNLGYKNIGATFV; translated from the exons ATGTCAGTCAATATGGTAGATTATGTTATCAATGAACATCACATTAATGTTGATTCTGAGATGATAAAAGGAGTCCAG ATTGAGGCGTACATAGACATGATTACTCCTGTAGTAGATCCATTTAAGTATTTGATTCAG GCTGTCCCCTATATATTGTTTTATTATGATGTAGGCATAAGAAAGACAGAAGTCAGTAGCAGCCAAAAGAATTCTCATATTCCATATACAAATAGCAAACTTAGACTTCTTTTGCAGTTCTTCTTAG atataaattctaatttagGATACAAAAATATTGGAGCAACTTTCGTCTGA